The Vitis vinifera cultivar Pinot Noir 40024 chromosome 18, ASM3070453v1 region ACGCCCCCATTTCATATTACCCTCGGTCTGGGTTGGATTTTGGGCGGAGCTACGGGACAGGGTTAGTGAAAGGCACTGTCATGTCGGATTGGGTGCCCAACGCGCGCTTGCACAAACCTGGACTCTGGACCTTTACAAAGAGGAGATGCATGGGGAATGATGCAACCATTTCTGACTTTAGCCACTCACCTACCACCAAACCTACTTCCCCACCAAATAGGATAAGCTTCCCATCATCAACTCCCGCCCATCGTGTAGCTGTTCCGTTAATAATCTATAGTCCGTTGAGATTGATTCAAATTCCAACCTCCAGTCCCACATCGTTATCCAATCCAGGGCTGTGTGATTTGTAGCTCAATCGTGTCATGTTAACGCGTTAAAGCGAACAAAGGAGAAAGGGACGCATTCAATGAATCGGAAAAATCAGAAAGAGTGAAGTCAAATTCGTGGAAATCTCTCATCTTCTCTTACTTTGGGAATTGTCTTTGTCGAGTGATTCAACTCAAAtgggaaaacaaaaaggaaaataagccATCAAATATCTCGCTACTTAACAACGGATATTATTCAAGTACAGGCCGGCTAATGATTTGATAATAGCGTATCATGGCTCACCTTGGCAAAAAGACAAACTCTTCGCTATCTCCGCCATTAAACAAGATATGTAGACTCAATTTCGGTTAAAGTATGACCGAAGGAAAGAGGATAAGTGGAGGTCACAGTGGGATTGCAGTTCCAATACAAGATTACTGGTTTTTTAAGCATTCTTTCTATCTTTAATATCAATTCTGGCAAACAACCAAGTTAAAAAGCAAAGCAAATGGGTACCCACTGCCCACTACGCTGATTAAATTGGACCCGCCCACGTCAGAAGAACCAACTTCCGTTTGCTTAATTTTGTACAAAGTTTCCGGACACGTTGACGTTCCattttaatgatgaaataaCAGAGAACATTCTCGTCGCATGTTGAGTGCCTCAGCGGGCGTGGGCTGCAGGGAGTATACGTGTCCGCCTATCATACCACGCTGGGACAAAGACATGAAAAGGGTGCTCATACATTGCATCCAAAAGGCCTCCCAACAATTAATTGTGAGGGCACGTGTTATAGACATTTTGTCTGCATTTGCGGACATCAGCAGAGCGGATTTCCTTCCATGTCGCGCACAAGAAGCATCTGAGGATGACAAATGGACAGGATATTACGCATGCCTACATAAGCTTCGTGTTGGCTTTGGGGAATCTGGTGCCACTCCGGATATTTATGCGAATATGTTGATATCCTGACTCGATCGGGAAATCGGATCATTGGGTTCCTGAAAATGAAATCTAGATCCTTAGCTAAAAGATCAGGTCAATGAATCAGCGGTAGCCACAGTTCAACTCAACTATGTACTGTTCATGACGGTTGTGTTATCTCAAACTTCAAAGCATGACCTAGCAAATGGACTAACTAGAGGCTAGAGCCAATAGGGTGGCTCACAGATTATTCCACGGGATACCCAGTACAGCCACAGATCCAGTTCAAACTTGTGTTTTGGTtggtaatatgaaaaatataggaaattgTAACccaacttttgatttttttaatatcactCCTCTAGCTCAGCTTTCAcattggataaaaaaataaaaaattgaaaaacgtTTTTCTATCTACCCTAGTCGAGGCTAACACTGAATAGAAGACTCCATCCTCTAAATCCAGAAACCCTAACACCTCATGTTGATCTGAATCCGAAAAACCCAaatcccataaaaaaaaaaaaacagaccTCTTATTTCCCCAAAATAAAACCATATCCAATGACACCTTAATTAATAGAAGAGCTTTAAAGAATCAAGTTGGAAAAACTGGTAGCataaaattctattatttttctgtCTATGCGCTAGGTAAAAGGTGATCACGGTCTTATCGATCAACTCCTCTTTCCTGCACGCTTCGTCTTACAGGGAAACCTCCTCGAATCCCTAACCTTCTACTGCTACCGATGCTGACGATAATGGAAATCGTTGGACAGTAATTGGCTTTCGATAGTGAAGATAAAAATGAGGAGGACGACGTGTGCGGAATTTGTCGAAACGCTCGGGACTTTGATAACCCTCTCTATTACCCTTGTGCTTGTCCTGGCAGTATAAAATTTATCTACGAAAAATTGCCTCCTTCAGTGGCTTGACCGTAGTAAAACTCACCTATGTGAGGTACACCAGCATTTGCTCTAATTCAGTTTATATGCGCACACACTGTATTTCTCTTTTAGTTGTTCGCTTGTACAAATTTTGGTGTATATTAAGGTTATTGGGATGTTAATTTGTGAAAAgtgaattgatttttaaaacatgttctttttttatttaagtttcaaAACATGCCTGATGATATCTGATGAGACCAATAAGAAAATAGCAAGAACAGATTCATATCactccatgtttttttttccaaaattgggAGTGGTTGTACCAGTCATGGTGCAACAACATTTCTAGATTTATTTCGTTGGCACAATTAGCTATATATTTGCACACATACTTATGCATTCCATGCCAATAGAAAGTTCGTCATGTCTGATGGAGAGTTTAATAAACACCTAAATGGCCTCCACTTTGACTATCACAAGCCTCTTGGAGAATGGATTCCTTGAGGGCAGAATTTTTCCCGAGCCATAAGTGATCTTGGAACCTTAGTTACCCATGTTCCCATGTAAAATTTGGATAATTTGATGGGTAAGTTTATTGCAGAAGTTTTGGAGCAATAGCTCATTCAAGCCGTAATGTCTCCATCCACTTTGCAAGAAGCGTGGCGTAATGTCTCCATTCACTTTGCAATAGGCGAAGGCCGTGATAGACATACATTCTTCCAATTTTCGAGATAACCCATCTCTCACATTTTTTTGTTGACCAGCACGatatgaaatttcaaaatcaaatccaaTGAGTCTAGATAGCCACTTATGTTGATGTGTTGTTCCAGCAAATATTTGAGGCTATAGTGGTTTGTCTCAACCTTAAAGTGTTGTCCCAACACTTGAGGGTTGTAGAAACTATTGCAAACATCTCATTTTCAGGAGTAAAAAGGGCTTGATTCTAAAAAGATAAGGCTTTGCCTACAAAGGCAATGAGTCTTCCTTCTTACATGTCTACGGCACCTAATCCAATAACAAAGGCACCACATATCACCACAAAAATCTTATCAAAATTGAGCATTGCAATAACTAGTGTCATGCAGTACAGCCAGTTCAAGTCGATTGGGTAGTCCTTGATATATGGGGTGGCTCGCAGATTCCTCTCCTTGACGGTGGGTACACAGTGGATTACAGAAATCCTTCGTTTGGACTCCTCAGTTTAGGCGTGAATGTAACATTAACCTATCTTGCAGGGGTATATCATATATGAAGGCTAGTAAGCTCAAGATGTCTTGACCTTGTCCAAAGttcaaacaaatcaaatttaattaataggCACGGATTTTAGTGTCTCCTCcccttgaaaagaaaaacagcAAGGGTCTATAGTGATAACCAAAACtccatttattttctatttttttgctttaactaaagattgaaatcaaaatcgAAGGCATGAGTTTCAAAAAGCAATATTAGAGTTGCAAAAATATCGTTAAACATTTAAGGATGAAATCGTTCATGCACGAGCCGAATAAAGCTTTTATGGAAGCACCATGCTCCTGGGCTTAATGAATCACCCAAATGAGTCTAGAAGCTGTTGTTGAACTTGGGAAGAGTTTTTAGCTTCTTAAAAACCAATCCAAGCATCACCCAAGTAAAAGATCACTATATTTATACTTTATTCTTGCTCATATTGTATCATATTGGCAATAAAGTAAAAGATAAAACACAGATAACGCCTTGCAGGGAGAAACTACCCCTTATATTTTCCTTGACAAAATGGGAACTGTACCACTAAAAAATATTGCAAAAAGTTCAGAAAGAATGGTACCGACTGGTAACTTCCCTCACCATATCTTTTAACGTCCCAGAACTCCAGATTAGGTGCAGAAAATTCTTTCAGCATAGGACAGTCTGTTTAATAGATAAGAGTCAAAGCAATTCCGTAGCAAAATTTTTCATCCTAGAATACAAATCCTTTTGAAATTTTCCCTAAAGAGTCTAAATCAAGAATTTGAAATCTTTGCCCTTATTAACTTGTACAGCTGTCTTCTGCAGAAATAAATGACATTTTATTGTCTTCATACAATAGTTGGTGGATAAAACATCAAGAGTTGTTTTCTTCAGTTATAACGGCGTTGGAAATGCCTGAGAATGAAACTGTCTGCATATTGGGGGTACTTCTTCCTGATTAGGCCCTTTATGCATTTCCAATATGAAAAATCAACCAATTCTCCATCGTTCCGGACTATGAATAAACATCGTGAGCCTTCAAAGTCAGGATGATATCCAACCTACCAACCAGAACAAAAAATATGCATCATTTGGTAATGCAATTCAAGTGAAGATCAAATATCAGAATAACACTTAACAGAGAAGAACAACTTAATCCAATCCACTAGGCTTTCAGaatgtttaataattgtttaaggTCTTTATTTATGAGAATGGATGTCGCTAGCATCCTAGAGGTGTTGTTATAGGTCAAATGCTTTTTCCTCGTTTTTCTTTTTGGGCTAAGTGATGTCATGCTTTTGATGTAAATGCATCATCTTGATCAGGGTCACTCAAGatgagaaaattgaaaaccaaGAATGCTTTTGTGATCCAGTGATTGATGTCATGCCCAATATTATCAAGATCAGGGATGAAGTCCTGTCAAGGCTCTCCACACAGCAGGCAGGTGTAACCTTATAAACCAAGAAGTATCAttttagttataaaataaacaaaataaataaaaacatgggcAGAATCAATGCATCCAAGAGATTTAAGTGGATGTTCTGTAAAACTCagcaaatgagagagagagagagagagagaccgtTATATAATCAATTCCACAACCAATCTTCTTTTCACACTCTGGATGATATGCAAGCAACTTCTCTAGAACAAACTTCTCATGCTCCAGACTTAATCTATCACCATTTTCATATCTGCAAGAAGATCCCCATCTGCATTATAATTTTAACCAGAAGCACAAAAAGCAAACTCACATGATTATGCTCACAAATTAAGAATTAGCTCCTAGATGTTCCTTGATCATGTCTAATGACTAGAGagctttaaaaataatatatttaatgtaCATGACATCTttctctccaaaaaaaaaaaaaaggaacaaaatgcAGGCCAGCTAATACCTTGTATCTGAACAACTTTCAAGTTCAGACACTAAAACcagtttgatttcaaatttcaagGTTCAGCATACAATAGTAAAGGGCTTCAACgaaaaacaagtaataatacTTTCCTGTGTCTGAACAGCTTTCAAGTTCAGACACTAAAACCagcttgatttcaattttcaaggtTCAGCATGCACTAGTAAAGGGCTTCTAtgaaaaacaagtaataatactttctttcttttttttctttttttctttttttgatagacatAAAACAAGTGACAATACAAAGTCCCACTAAAACCCAAAATCAACAGCTTTGCTCTTTCTCATTGCCTTTGGGGTTGATATATTGTGAGTAGCTTCTTAGATGCTCACCCAGGGAAAATAAACTTGGACAAAGGCAAAACAAAAACTCATATCTTCTCCAATTAGAAGGCAGGAAGGGTGAGTGGTGGAATGAGCATggatccatgaaaaaaaaaaaggaaagaaactaTTATAACTGAGACACCAAAAACCCAGATCTTTCTAAATCACAACTAAAGAAGGCcaacatttatttattcctCATTCTACTTAAATCCAGGATAAGGAAAAAACATCAGGAAAATATGATAGGTCAAACAAACATCAAAGGCAAGGACAACCAATTTGCAGGTACAGCTTAAGCCAATGGAAACAATGATTTCAGATGACATGGATTTTGCTGAGTAGCCTGAAGCAATCAAATTGTCAGCGGTAACAAAAAGAACACAAGAAGCAGATAAAAAACAAATGGAAAATAATGTCTTCATGGCTCCAAATTAGAGGGTAAGATATGATGGCTGGACTTAAAATGATGGACCTCCTGATCACATTGCACGTGATAAATGTGATTCAGAGCCAGAAACACTGTTCATGGTGGATACACATATTAGTAAAGTAACTCCTCACTTCAGTTATTATTGAGAATTCAAAACTAACCACAGTAGTGACACCATATCTGATCACGTTTATCAGTTAATCTCAAACCTAGTAAAGCTAAACTTCATCCTTTTCAGCATTCACATACAATGCATAGACTATAGATACTTGCAGAAATTCAATGTAAATCTGCATGGAACCATTTTTGGGTTATAGCAATGAACTCAGCAAAGCTTGAATCCAAAATAATTGGTATCAACCATATCAATTCTTTTTCATGTTGCATTTTCTGTGTTTTATCCCCACTACTTGATGCCAGCAAATAAACCACCCCCATTATAAGAAGCTTAAAATCATGAATTCTCAATTGACAATTTGGAAAGTTTTAGTGTTGCACCCCTTTActcatatgaaaaaaatgaattcttagTTGACAATAAAGGTAAATGACCcacttgaaattattttaagttcatATGTTAGCATATTATTGTTAAGATAGGTTTTCCTCTTAAAGTAACCAACTTTTCTAGACTCTGATAGCTGAGCCAGGCCACATATATACTCACACCCTTGAATTGAAGTAATCAAGTTTGTATGATCTTTCAAATAAGATGAATATTTCTCTGATACATAATGTCTATGATCGTGGCCAGGTCCCACTGCTTCTCTTGATAGATGGGGCTCCAATCACCAGATTGAACCTCAAGTTATCTTTCCATTTCTTActttcttataattttaaatttagcaTCTTTTAGACTAGCCTGATAACCTGAACCTTAGCTCAGTACCTCTAACCTTTCTAATGCATACTAAATGCAAAGCTTCCTTGCATTTTTCCTTAGGCAGCCATGACGGTACTGTGACAAGTTGTAGAGGATTCaattaaaagttataaatttcATAGACCAACATGGTTTTTGGGCAGCATTACAAGTGAAAAGTTCAGTAAGAGACTAATGCTACCATGAACCATCCTCTACTTATGCTTTAGGCATAAAGTAATGGCACCAAGATGAGTTTTCCTTAACCTTTTTGACTGCTCAACCGTAAAACAACTGTAGGAAACCAAGACACATCCTCagcatccattttttttatgtaggaAAAGGAGGatatatattaatgaaataaagatgACAGAGTATATGTTTGACAAGATTGGTAAAGGTTATCGTGAACCCTACAAAATTGAGTCATCAAGTATGGGTGAATTTGATCATTCCATGCGaatgaattattttgttttctttgacaAACTACATGCTATGAAAAGCAGGCATTAGGATCATTTGAGGATTTTATGAAACAATGGGACGCCATTCCTCTGATATAATTTGGAGGCAGCTCAATTCTGCCCCTAAACAATGTGGAAACGAAATGAAATGGTTCGACAATGCCCTATTATTTGACATTTTCATCATGACAAGGGCAAAAATATGTATTATGCTTGGTTGCAGAATAAGatgtagggaaaaaaaattataagaaaccAAAATTTGAATCTTAGGCCTTTATAGATTTTGACCCGAGAAAACAACAATCTAAAATCAACAAATCCCAATTCACAAGGCCAAGCAacataaaacattaaattagaGCTTGTACTTCAATTTTCAGAGTAACCAATCACATGGTAAAGAAAAAGATCTTACTTTCCCGAATGAATTATCATCCTGACGTATCCAACCAGTGGTACAGTGTCCTCCAAAATCTGGTCCTCCCAATCAACCCATTCCTCTTCTTCCCTCCCCTTATAGCTCTTCTCCCTCACACTGCTGCCGCCGCCATCGTCGCCAGGCGAGATAGTCGGCTTCCTAAGAAAATCCGAAGCGCGGGCATCTTGGCTCCCGAGTTTGCCACCGGGGGACCGAGGCTTCCGGGCACATAGGACTGGTCGAAGCGACGTCGTTTGACGGGAAGGGAAAGAGCGAAGGGAAGGAGATAAGTGGAGAGAGATGGGGTTTCTATGTAGGCGGACAGGCAGCAGTGAACTAGCCACGTAAGCCATCGCCATAGCGGAGCTGTGATGGCACTATTGCTTTTCCACTTCACTTCTCACGCATTCCCCTCTTTCCCTCTGAATCGTGGCTTCCAATCACAAGGTAAATAAAGCCACTGTCTCTATACTTGTCAAGCAGCCGCGGTGCACAATTTTATCgaaatattatgaatatttttgtgagataataatgttattttagaatatttatcTGATTATCTACCTCCATATATCCATAcaactataaaaaatacaaagtatttatcaatttttccattccaaaaatattcattaatttattttttaattttaaaaatatcccttaacaatttatttattactatttttaccaaatttattttactatcaCATTAATATctataagttataaattttattctctttcaaatcatcctattaatattaatcaacattataaaatatttataagtaATATATCAACTAATTAACTAGTTTACTTTTAATTTgggaagtttgaaaatttttcaaatccTGATTATTCAAATTCAccttattttataactttttttgtttttctcgtAAAACCATCACCCTAATTCTTACCTCTCAATGACAAAGGTGTACGGAACCGGGGATTACGACTTTAAATGTCATTGGGCTACCAAGTACCCAATTGACTCACCCACCCAAGTCGTCGACCCAAAACCAGCTCAACTCTTCCCAACTCCATCACTCTTATCGAAATCCAACATAATAGGCTCACCAAGATAGTAGAAGCCAATTGGTCCAAAGTCGGTGACGACTCAAAGCCCAAGAAGTCATTTTACTCTAAGTTGGGGAAGGAGATATACGAGACAAAGATGGTGGTCTCTAGCAGATGCAAAACGGTATCGTTGCAGAGGGTTATGATTTTAGAAGCGAGTTAGTATCTAAAAAATTGCTTGTAGGCTAATTTCGATCTTAAAATGATGTTGTTTGAGTATGTGATGTCGATGATACTCATGGTGAATGAGAAGGTATAGGCTTTGctctagtttttaaatttttaggtttgtttggttgttaGGAAATGTaacaaaatgagataaaatgGAGGTTGTGAATTTATATGCTTGGTTATTTCAAGATTGGAAAACAAAACCAACAAtcttttaagggtttttttttt contains the following coding sequences:
- the LOC100252324 gene encoding protein DCL homolog, chloroplastic isoform X2 → MAMAYVASSLLPVRLHRNPISLHLSPSLRSFPSRQTTSLRPVLCARKPRSPGGKLGSQDARASDFLRKPTISPGDDGGGSSVREKSYKGREEEEWVDWEDQILEDTVPLVGYVRMIIHSGKYENGDRLSLEHEKFVLEKLLAYHPECEKKIGCGIDYITVGYHPDFEGSRCLFIVRNDGELVDFSYWKCIKGLIRKKYPQYADSFILRHFQRRYN
- the LOC100252324 gene encoding protein DCL homolog, chloroplastic isoform X1 → MAMAYVASSLLPVRLHRNPISLHLSPSLRSFPSRQTTSLRPVLCARKPRSPGGKLGSQDARASDFLRKPTISPGDDGGGSSVREKSYKGREEEEWVDWEDQILEDTVPLVGYVRMIIHSGKWGSSCRYENGDRLSLEHEKFVLEKLLAYHPECEKKIGCGIDYITVGYHPDFEGSRCLFIVRNDGELVDFSYWKCIKGLIRKKYPQYADSFILRHFQRRYN